From Brachionichthys hirsutus isolate HB-005 chromosome 7, CSIRO-AGI_Bhir_v1, whole genome shotgun sequence, the proteins below share one genomic window:
- the oit3 gene encoding oncoprotein-induced transcript 3 protein: MIFLLFAALLQEGLMAEGLAPDPCSAYISLNDPWRNTDHHVNRSSGVPLCDSHVSGEWYRFTGMAGDAMPTFCIPEDHCGTHAPIWLNGNHPDSHEGIVTLSVCASFNNNCCQWNASADVKACTGGYFVYRLPRPSVCFHVYCGHFYDICDEVDCSGPRCPASDCRCAPGTVLGPDAQTCLDVNECEKSNGGCEEVCVNTKGSRRCGCEPGRVLDEDGRHCREIEGCHVNNGGCSHGCSTMLGSYRCGCPRGLELGEDKRTCQVPVQCDPSSIVVSVPKDLVGGLELSLSNSSCRGVSNGTHINLSFSLKTCGTVVKVTDGKIVGTNLVTGLPRSSPGSSGDLIVRTSKLVLPVTCEFPREYQVSDEYQASQRSAALELAGHSEGVFPFVLELFKSAEFSEPYRAPPQLRLHDSLYFGVEPKERVEGLAALVESCFATPGPKADQAPKYYLIKDGCISDEAVTQISSKDQLSKHYQLPVFKFIGKDNRQVFLHCQVLVCSTGDSRCAQQCGGRVRRGVQAAEPRGRHTLRGGPIFILPEP, encoded by the exons ATGATCTTTTTGCTATTTgcagctctgctgcaggagggtctTATGGCCGAAGGTCTGG CTCCGGACCCCTGCTCCGCCTACATCAGCCTGAACGACCCGTGGAGGAACACCGACCACCATGTCAACCGGTCCTCTGGCGTGCCGCTCTGTGACAGCCACGTCTCCGGAGAATGGTACAGGTTTACCGGCATGGCCGGGGACGCCATGCCCACTTTCTGCATCCCTGAGGATCACTGTGGCACCCATGCTCCCATCTGGCTCAATGGCAACCACCCCGACTCCCACGAAGGCATCGTCACCCTGTCCGTCTGTGCCAGCTTCAACAACAACTGCTGCCAGTGGAACGCGAGCGCAGACGTGAAGGCCTGCACCGGGGGATACTTTGTCTATCGGCTGCccagaccctcagtctgcttcCATGTTTACTGTGGCC ACTTCTACGACATCTGCGACGAGGTGGACTGTTCTGGCCCCAGGTGTCCCGCCTCTGACTGTCGCTGTGCTCCTGGAACTGTCTTGGGACCGGATGCACAAACATGTCTGG ATGTAAATGAATGTGAGAAGAGCAACGGTGGCTGTGAAGAGGTCTGTGTGAACACCAAAGGCTCCAGGCGCTGCGGGTGCGAGCCAGGCCGTGTGCTGGACGAGGACGGACGACACTGCAGAG AGATAGAAGGGTGTCATGTCAACAACGGAGGGTGCAGCCATGGTTGTTCCACAATGCTGGGCTCCTATCGGTGCGGCTGTCCCAGAGGCCTGGAGCTGGGAGAGGACAAACGGACATGTCAGG TGCCGGTCCAGTGTGATCCCAGCTCCATTGTTGTTTCTGTTCCAAAGGACCTTGTAGGAGGACTGGAGCTCTCCCTGTCCAACTCCTCTTGTCGAGGTGTCTCAAATGGCACACACATCAACCTCAGCTTCAGCCTCAAGACCTGCGGCACCGTGGTGAAG GTGACAGATGGCAAGATTGTGGGCACCAACCTGGTGACAGGTCTCCCCAGGAGCAGCCCGGGCAGCAGCGGCGACTTGATAGTCCGCACCAGTAAGTTAGTGCTCCCAGTCACCTGCGAGTTCCCCAGGGAATACCAGGTGTCCGACGAATACCAGGCCAGTCAGCGCAGCGCAGCCCTCGAGCTGGCGGGCCACAGTGAGGGAGTCTTCCCCTTCGTCCTCGAACTCTTCAAGAGTGCAGAGTTCTCAGAGCCCTACCGTGCACCCCctcagctccgcctccacgaCTCGCTGTACTTTGGGGTGGAGCCAAAGGAGAGGGTGGAGGGCCTCGCTGCACTGGTGGAGAGCTGCTTCGCCACGCCAGGGCCCAAGGCTGACCAGGCCCCCAAGTATTACCTCATCAAGGATGG GTGCATCTCTGATGAAGCCGTGACACAGATCTCATCAAAGGACCAGCTCTCCAAGCACTACCAGCTGCCCGTCTTCAAGTTCATCGGCAAGGACAACCGA CAAGTCTTCCTCCATTGCCAGGTGCTGGTTTGCAGCACAGGAGACTCCCGTTGTGCTCAGCAATGTGGAGGACGTGTGCGGCGAGGGGTTCAGGCCGCCGAGCCTCGGGGCCGGCACACTCTGAGAGGAGGCCCCATCTTCATCCTACCTGAGCCGTGA
- the pla2g12b gene encoding group XIIB secretory phospholipase A2-like protein: MLLQPAALLLLCVSAGSCATLSHHQAEEVEGAPAASDGAAAADTVAGGGAAATSSFAEKLLAKILYSKAAAGAGMDVNGAAAEGPGTDVDRPAGDAALGGLTGGGQPSPSENDISAVQTSQNTETPSAHEDGSWSLNLIRSRFQTVHGYFESLVELVGGHNGVCQYRCRDGDSPQPRPGSRLSEPDGCSSSLMGFQFDLGVPAMTECCNQLDLCYDTCGTNKYDCDLKFRACLHSICSDINKSLGFPTKVQACESMADTLYDAVWTLGCRPYMNSQRAACVCEGEERDEL, from the exons ATGCTGCTCCAGCCCGccgccctgctcctcctctgtgtatCCGCAGGCTCCTGCGCCACTTTAAGCCACCATCAAGCTGAAGAAGTGGAGGGGGCCCCCGCTGCTTCTGATGGTGCTGCTGCCGCAGACACcgttgcaggggggggggcagcagctaCTTCCAGCTTTGCTGAAAAGCTACTCGCTAAAATACTCTACAGCAAAGCAGCTGCCGGAGCTGGAATGGATGTAAATGGTGCGGCAGCTGAAGGGCCAGGGACGGATGTGGACAGGCCTGCAGGGGACGCTGCTTTAGGAGGTCTCACTGGGGGTGGGCAGCCCTCTCCATCTGAGAACGACATCAGTGCAGTCCAGACAAGCCAGAACACTGAAACACCCTCGGCACATGAAGATGGCAGCTGGAGCCTGAACTTAATTAGAAGTCGTTTCCAAACTGTGCACGGTTACTTCGAGTCCCTGGTGGAGCTGGTCGGGGGACACAACGGGGTGTGTCAGTACCGCTGCAGAGACG GAGACTCTCCTCAACCGCGCCCCGGCTCCCGGCTCTCGGAGCCCGACGGCTGCAGCTCTTCCCTGATGGGGTTCCAG TTTGACCTGGGGGTCCCTGCCATGACGGAGTGCTGCAACCAGCTCGACCTGTGCTATGACACCTGCGGGACAAACAAGTATGACTGCGACTTGAAGTTCCGGGCGTGCCTGCACAGCATCTGCTCCGACATTAATAAGAGTCTGGGCTTTCCAACAAAAGTACAAG CGTGTGAATCCATGGCAGACACTCTCTATGACGCAGTGTGGACTCTCGGTTGCAGGCCTTACATGAACAGCCAGAGGGCAGCGTGCGTCtgcgagggagaggagagggatgaaCTGTGA